One Marinibacterium anthonyi genomic region harbors:
- a CDS encoding Transposase translates to MSKRKQHAPEFKAKVALEALKGEETAAELASRFGVHPTMIHQWKRALLEGASGVFERGGRKKPEIDEEQVKELHAKIGELAVANSFLERKLKPWGGK, encoded by the coding sequence ATGTCGAAACGGAAGCAGCACGCGCCTGAGTTCAAGGCGAAGGTCGCGCTGGAAGCCCTGAAAGGCGAGGAGACGGCCGCCGAGCTGGCAAGCCGGTTCGGGGTGCATCCGACGATGATCCATCAATGGAAGCGAGCCCTGCTCGAAGGCGCCTCCGGTGTGTTCGAGCGCGGGGGCCGCAAGAAGCCCGAGATTGACGAGGAGCAGGTGAAGGAGCTCCACGCCAAGATCGGGGAGCTGGCGGTGGCCAACTCTTTTTTGGAACGAAAGCTGAAGCCCTGGGGCGGGAAGTGA
- a CDS encoding putative transposase OrfB, with the protein MIEPDHPDLSIGQQCKLLSIARSSFYYTPKGESERNLGLMRRIDEQFLETPFFGVRQMTWHLRNDGHLVNEKRIRRLMRLMGLMPIYEKPNTSRPTKGHKTYPYLLRGLRVERPNQVWCSDITYLPMRRGFLYLVAIMDWHTRKVLSWRISNTLEADFCVEALNEAIHKFGPPEIMNTDQGSQFTSFAWTDRLRRSSVRISMDGKGRFLDNIFIERLWRTLKYECVYLHAWETGSETKAAIRKWMSFYNNQRPHSALGGQPPALVYWQRNDINQPDQQVQRVA; encoded by the coding sequence ATGATCGAGCCGGACCACCCGGACCTGTCGATCGGCCAGCAGTGCAAGCTGCTGTCGATCGCGCGCTCGTCTTTCTACTACACGCCCAAGGGCGAGTCTGAGCGGAACCTCGGCCTGATGCGGCGGATCGACGAGCAGTTCCTGGAGACGCCGTTCTTCGGCGTTCGGCAGATGACCTGGCATCTGCGTAACGACGGACACCTTGTGAACGAGAAGCGCATCCGGCGACTGATGCGCCTGATGGGGCTAATGCCGATTTACGAGAAGCCCAACACGAGCAGGCCGACGAAGGGCCACAAGACCTATCCCTACCTGCTCAGAGGTCTGCGGGTGGAACGCCCGAACCAGGTCTGGTGCTCGGATATCACCTACCTGCCCATGCGGCGCGGGTTCCTATACCTCGTGGCGATCATGGACTGGCACACCCGCAAGGTCCTGTCCTGGCGGATCTCGAACACGCTGGAGGCCGACTTCTGTGTCGAGGCGCTGAACGAGGCCATCCACAAGTTCGGCCCGCCAGAGATAATGAATACAGATCAGGGATCCCAGTTCACCTCCTTTGCCTGGACGGATCGGCTCCGCCGGTCCAGCGTGCGCATATCGATGGATGGGAAAGGCCGGTTCCTCGACAACATCTTCATCGAGAGGCTGTGGCGCACCCTGAAATACGAGTGCGTCTACCTGCATGCCTGGGAGACCGGATCGGAGACGAAAGCGGCCATCCGGAAATGGATGAGCTTCTACAACAACCAGCGCCCGCATTCAGCCCTGGGCGGCCAGCCTCCGGCGCTGGTCTACTGGCAGAGAAATGATATCAACCAACCCGATCAGCAGGTGCAACGAGTAGCTTAA
- the ssuC_2 gene encoding Putative aliphatic sulfonates transport permease protein SsuC, producing the protein MIPILIYAAIFTGAYVIVHQLRKRTQKTDYTSLKTVTFGDESAVKPDRAASVISIVTIFVLWGAFTGSDLLPKFLHAPGPFEGLATFDYTAETPDGQTDTATVSVLVHPIDETVEDPTVEPGDGWAKNDAATVGVWRSGLIRVDQNDELGRDEGARVVAVDGKPIEPGGSVETPYGRVGMSPKGTLNFEPRKGWQMEPIWLPPPEAVIARIVEIAKEGFRGSTLWEHLGYSLMRVILGFVFGALVGIPLGYAMGLSDWFRGWFDPIVEFMRPVPPLALIPLVIIWAGIGEAGKIILLFLAALWIMAIAARSGVSGVKISKVHAAYSLGASKAQIMRHVIVPNSLPEIFTGARVAMGVCWGTVVAAELVAAEKGAGMMIMVASKFQNTDIVLMGIILIGVIGFGIDMLMRWAERLLVPWKGKG; encoded by the coding sequence ATGATCCCCATCCTGATCTACGCCGCCATCTTCACCGGCGCCTACGTCATCGTCCACCAGCTGCGCAAACGCACGCAAAAGACGGATTACACCTCGCTCAAGACGGTGACGTTCGGGGACGAAAGCGCGGTCAAGCCGGACCGGGCGGCAAGCGTGATCTCGATCGTGACGATCTTCGTTCTGTGGGGGGCCTTTACCGGGTCCGACCTGTTGCCGAAGTTCCTGCATGCGCCGGGCCCGTTCGAGGGCCTGGCGACCTTCGATTACACCGCCGAAACCCCGGACGGGCAGACCGACACCGCCACCGTCAGCGTGCTGGTGCACCCCATCGACGAGACCGTCGAAGACCCGACGGTCGAGCCGGGCGACGGCTGGGCCAAGAACGACGCCGCCACGGTCGGCGTCTGGCGGTCGGGGCTGATCCGGGTGGACCAGAACGACGAACTGGGCCGGGACGAAGGCGCCAGGGTCGTCGCCGTCGACGGCAAGCCGATCGAGCCGGGCGGCAGCGTCGAGACCCCCTATGGCCGGGTCGGCATGTCGCCCAAGGGCACGCTGAACTTCGAACCCCGCAAGGGCTGGCAGATGGAACCGATCTGGCTGCCGCCGCCCGAGGCCGTCATTGCCCGGATCGTGGAAATCGCGAAGGAGGGCTTTCGCGGGTCCACGCTTTGGGAACACCTGGGCTATTCGCTGATGCGGGTGATCCTGGGCTTCGTCTTTGGCGCGCTGGTCGGGATCCCGCTGGGCTATGCCATGGGGCTGTCTGACTGGTTCCGTGGCTGGTTCGACCCGATCGTGGAATTCATGCGCCCGGTTCCGCCGCTGGCCCTGATCCCGCTGGTGATCATCTGGGCGGGCATCGGCGAGGCGGGCAAGATCATCCTGCTGTTCCTCGCCGCGCTCTGGATCATGGCCATCGCCGCGCGGTCCGGCGTGTCGGGCGTGAAGATATCCAAGGTCCACGCGGCCTATTCGCTGGGGGCGTCCAAGGCGCAGATCATGCGCCACGTGATCGTGCCCAATTCGCTGCCGGAAATCTTCACCGGCGCCCGTGTCGCCATGGGCGTCTGCTGGGGCACCGTGGTCGCCGCCGAACTGGTCGCCGCCGAAAAGGGCGCGGGCATGATGATCATGGTGGCGTCGAAATTCCAGAACACCGACATCGTGCTGATGGGCATCATCCTGATCGGCGTGATCGGTTTTGGCATCGACATGCTGATGCGGTGGGCCGAACGGCTTCTGGTGCCGTGGAAGGGCAAGGGCTGA
- the tauB_2 gene encoding Taurine import ATP-binding protein TauB, which translates to MNGLSIENLSMRFELPNGSAVQALKDVSLQLNAGELLSVLGPSGCGKTTLLNILAGFLAPTSGQITMNGHRVTGPGAERGMVFQQGALFEWMSVRENVGFGPSMKHMPKGEKTQIVDHLLEVVGLRDFKDKSVYELSGGMQQRVALARCLANDPDVILMDEPLGALDALTREKMQSLVLKLWKETGKTIILITHSVEEALLLGERLLVMAPRPGRIHREYRLPFADLGVNADLREVKKHPEFGPRREEILNMIWNMEEEIMGRTEAPT; encoded by the coding sequence ATGAACGGGCTCAGCATCGAAAACCTCTCCATGCGCTTCGAGTTGCCCAACGGCAGCGCGGTGCAGGCACTCAAGGACGTCTCGCTTCAGCTGAATGCGGGCGAACTGCTTAGCGTGCTGGGCCCTTCGGGGTGCGGCAAGACCACGCTTTTGAACATCCTGGCGGGCTTCCTGGCGCCGACCTCTGGCCAGATCACCATGAACGGTCACCGGGTGACCGGCCCGGGCGCAGAACGGGGCATGGTGTTCCAGCAGGGCGCCTTGTTCGAATGGATGTCGGTGCGCGAGAACGTCGGCTTCGGCCCGTCGATGAAGCACATGCCCAAGGGCGAGAAGACGCAGATCGTCGATCACCTGCTCGAGGTCGTGGGCCTGCGGGACTTCAAGGACAAGTCGGTCTACGAGCTGTCGGGCGGGATGCAGCAGCGCGTGGCGCTGGCGCGCTGCCTGGCCAATGATCCCGATGTCATCCTGATGGACGAACCGCTGGGCGCGCTGGACGCGCTGACGCGCGAAAAGATGCAGTCGCTGGTCCTCAAGCTTTGGAAAGAGACCGGCAAGACCATCATCCTGATCACCCACTCGGTCGAGGAAGCGCTGCTGCTGGGCGAACGCCTGCTGGTGATGGCGCCGCGCCCCGGGCGGATCCACCGGGAATACCGCCTGCCCTTTGCCGACCTGGGCGTGAACGCCGACCTGCGCGAGGTCAAGAAGCACCCCGAATTCGGGCCCCGGCGCGAAGAGATCCTGAACATGATCTGGAACATGGAAGAAGAGATCATGGGCCGGACGGAGGCGCCGACATGA
- the tauA gene encoding Sulfate starvation-induced protein 1, giving the protein MSIKRSLKGAAAVFALVAGTAPAFALDEITVGYFLEWPMPFEYAKVNGTYDEEMGVKVNWVSFDTGTAMSAAMASGDVQLSVSQGVPPFVVATSAGQDLVALDVAVSYSDNDNCVVRSDLEIDKDSASELEGKKVAVPLGTAAHYGFLKQMDHFGVPLDSLEIVDMAPPDGAAAIAQGAVDMACGWGGSLRRMKEHGNVLLTGAEKEDLGILVFDVTSAPASFVAENGDLVAKFLKVTADANAMWNSGEHTTEMVPVIAKDAGMDDDATAETLATFVFPDVDTQLSKKWLGGGSQEFMKGVAEVFVTAGSIDSALASYDNAVDTGPLSAANGM; this is encoded by the coding sequence TTGAGCATCAAGCGCAGCCTCAAGGGCGCCGCCGCGGTCTTCGCTCTGGTCGCCGGCACGGCCCCCGCCTTCGCCCTGGACGAGATCACGGTGGGCTACTTCCTCGAATGGCCGATGCCGTTCGAATACGCCAAGGTCAACGGCACCTACGACGAAGAGATGGGCGTCAAGGTCAACTGGGTCAGCTTCGACACCGGCACCGCGATGAGCGCGGCAATGGCGTCGGGCGACGTGCAGCTGTCGGTCAGCCAGGGCGTGCCGCCCTTCGTGGTCGCCACCAGCGCGGGCCAGGACCTGGTCGCGCTGGACGTGGCGGTCAGCTATTCGGACAACGACAATTGCGTGGTCCGGTCGGACCTGGAAATCGACAAGGACAGCGCAAGCGAACTGGAAGGCAAGAAGGTCGCCGTGCCGCTGGGCACCGCGGCGCACTACGGCTTCCTCAAGCAGATGGACCATTTCGGCGTTCCGCTCGACAGCCTGGAAATCGTCGACATGGCACCGCCCGACGGCGCGGCCGCGATCGCGCAGGGCGCGGTGGACATGGCCTGCGGCTGGGGCGGGTCCCTGCGCCGGATGAAGGAACACGGCAACGTGCTGCTGACCGGCGCCGAGAAGGAAGACCTTGGGATCCTGGTTTTCGACGTGACATCGGCGCCCGCGTCCTTCGTGGCCGAGAACGGTGACCTGGTCGCCAAGTTCCTGAAGGTGACGGCGGATGCCAACGCCATGTGGAATTCGGGCGAGCACACGACCGAGATGGTCCCCGTCATCGCCAAGGACGCCGGCATGGACGACGACGCCACGGCCGAAACCCTGGCCACCTTCGTCTTTCCGGACGTCGACACCCAGCTGTCCAAGAAATGGCTCGGCGGCGGCAGCCAGGAGTTCATGAAGGGCGTGGCCGAAGTCTTCGTGACGGCCGGATCGATCGATTCCGCGCTGGCCAGCTACGACAACGCCGTGGACACCGGCCCGCTGTCGGCCGCCAACGGCATGTGA
- the tpa_1 gene encoding Taurine--pyruvate aminotransferase, translating into MDGKFTENDNSHIVAADKAHVWHHLSQHKPYETIDPRIIVEGKGMKVWDQNGKEFLDAVSGAVWTVNVGYGRERIADAVRDQLLKMNYFAGSMGTVPGAIFSEMLIDKMPGMSRVYYCNSGSEANEKAFKMVRQIAHKKYGGTKHKILYRDRDYHGTTIGALSAGGQDERNAQYGPFAPGFVRVPHCLEYRKHEQDGAPVENYGEWAAGLIEQVILSEGPDTVGGLCLEPVTAGGGVIVPPEGYWQKVQEICAKYGVLLHIDEVVCGVGRTGEWFGYQHYGVKPDMVTMAKGLASGYAAIAALVTTEEVFDAFKDDPTDPMNYFRDISTFGGCTGGPAAAIENMKIIEEEGLLANTTAMGARLMENLAELKDKHKVVGDVRGKGLFCGAELVLDRDTKEPVPEKMAQAVTADCMGQGVIIGMTNRSLPGKNNTLCFSPALIATPDDIDRITDAVDGALGRVFG; encoded by the coding sequence ATGGACGGCAAGTTCACGGAAAACGACAATTCCCACATCGTAGCTGCCGACAAGGCGCATGTCTGGCATCACCTGAGCCAGCACAAACCCTACGAGACGATCGACCCGCGCATCATCGTCGAAGGCAAGGGGATGAAGGTCTGGGATCAGAACGGCAAGGAATTCCTCGATGCCGTTTCGGGCGCCGTCTGGACCGTCAACGTCGGCTATGGCCGGGAACGCATTGCCGACGCAGTGCGCGACCAGCTGCTGAAGATGAACTATTTCGCGGGCTCCATGGGCACCGTGCCCGGCGCGATCTTTTCCGAGATGCTGATCGACAAGATGCCGGGCATGAGCCGGGTCTATTACTGCAACTCGGGGTCCGAGGCCAACGAGAAGGCCTTCAAGATGGTCCGCCAGATCGCCCACAAGAAATACGGCGGCACCAAGCACAAGATCCTGTACCGCGACCGCGACTATCACGGCACCACCATCGGCGCCCTGTCGGCCGGCGGCCAGGACGAGCGCAACGCGCAATACGGCCCCTTCGCACCGGGTTTCGTGCGGGTGCCCCATTGCCTGGAATACCGCAAGCACGAACAGGACGGCGCGCCGGTCGAGAACTACGGCGAATGGGCGGCCGGGCTGATCGAACAGGTGATCCTGTCCGAAGGACCGGACACCGTGGGCGGCCTGTGCCTGGAACCGGTGACCGCAGGCGGCGGCGTGATCGTTCCGCCCGAGGGCTATTGGCAGAAGGTGCAGGAGATCTGTGCCAAGTACGGCGTGCTGCTGCACATCGACGAGGTCGTCTGCGGCGTGGGGCGGACCGGCGAATGGTTCGGCTACCAGCATTACGGCGTGAAGCCCGACATGGTGACGATGGCCAAGGGCCTGGCCTCGGGCTATGCGGCGATTGCCGCTCTGGTGACGACCGAGGAGGTCTTTGATGCCTTCAAGGACGATCCGACCGACCCGATGAACTATTTCCGCGACATCTCGACCTTTGGCGGCTGCACCGGTGGCCCGGCGGCGGCGATCGAGAACATGAAGATCATCGAGGAAGAAGGCCTGCTGGCCAACACCACCGCCATGGGTGCGCGGCTGATGGAGAACCTGGCCGAGCTGAAGGACAAGCACAAGGTTGTCGGCGACGTGCGCGGCAAGGGGCTGTTCTGCGGCGCCGAGCTGGTGCTGGATCGCGATACCAAGGAACCGGTGCCGGAGAAGATGGCCCAGGCGGTGACCGCCGACTGCATGGGGCAGGGGGTTATCATCGGCATGACCAACCGCTCGCTGCCGGGCAAGAACAATACGTTGTGCTTCTCGCCCGCGCTGATCGCGACGCCGGACGATATCGACCGGATCACCGATGCGGTCGACGGTGCGCTGGGGCGGGTGTTCGGGTAG
- the ydaF_1 gene encoding Putative ribosomal N-acetyltransferase YdaF, with protein MWAEPVTLTGRSGSVVPLRMSHAEELAEAAADGELYRLWYTSVPAPEGVPAEIERRLGLMAEGKMAPFAILDVDGRAVGMTTYMNIDAMNKRVEIGSTWYRKAVQRTPLNTECKRMLLGHAFEVLDCIAVELRTHRMNTQSRRAIERLGAQLDGILRQHQVIPNGTIRDTAVYSIIAAEWPSVRAHLDWQLEKPRS; from the coding sequence ATGTGGGCTGAACCGGTCACTTTGACGGGGCGAAGCGGGTCTGTTGTTCCGCTTCGGATGTCCCATGCGGAAGAACTGGCCGAAGCGGCGGCGGATGGCGAGCTGTACCGGCTGTGGTACACGTCGGTGCCGGCGCCCGAGGGCGTGCCTGCCGAGATCGAGCGGCGGCTGGGGCTGATGGCCGAGGGCAAGATGGCGCCTTTTGCCATCCTGGATGTCGATGGCCGGGCGGTGGGGATGACGACCTACATGAATATCGACGCGATGAACAAGCGGGTCGAGATCGGGTCGACCTGGTATCGCAAGGCCGTCCAGCGCACGCCGCTGAATACCGAGTGCAAGCGTATGCTGCTGGGTCATGCCTTCGAGGTGCTGGACTGCATCGCGGTCGAACTGCGGACCCACCGGATGAACACGCAAAGCCGCCGGGCCATCGAACGGCTGGGTGCGCAGCTGGACGGGATCCTGCGTCAGCACCAGGTCATTCCCAACGGGACGATCCGCGACACGGCGGTCTATTCGATCATCGCCGCGGAATGGCCTTCTGTCCGGGCGCATCTGGACTGGCAGCTGGAAAAGCCCCGGAGCTGA
- a CDS encoding putative permease, with amino-acid sequence MSDTTQTPGVHWRDVAGFLRTPWAFILIVLAGVALLDPGNFGFTIGFAWRALLGTLPYIVAAVLLLAYLKAAGADVMVTRAFQGREVRMIFLAAIFGGLAPFCSCQVIPFIAGLLALGAPLSAVMAFWLSSPLIDPPTLLITAGALGWPFAVAKAVAAVGLGLLGGFTVKGLMGAGAFQNPLRVYQPSGCCGGPKLDGKPVWAFWTEDSRRKTFRQELVTNGLFLLKWLSLAYVLEALLVHYVPAEMIAGVVGGEGPLPIAIAAFVGMPAYLNSYVAPPLLAGLMEQGMSAGSAMAFMIAGAVSSIPAMAAVWSLVKPQVFAAYLGLGITGAILSGLLFQLLV; translated from the coding sequence ATGTCTGACACAACACAGACCCCCGGCGTCCACTGGCGCGACGTCGCCGGGTTCCTCAGGACGCCCTGGGCCTTCATCCTGATCGTCCTGGCGGGCGTCGCCCTGCTGGATCCGGGCAATTTCGGCTTTACCATCGGCTTTGCCTGGCGCGCGCTGCTGGGCACGCTGCCCTATATCGTGGCGGCGGTGCTGCTGCTGGCATACCTCAAGGCGGCGGGCGCCGATGTCATGGTGACTCGGGCCTTCCAGGGGCGCGAGGTGCGGATGATCTTCCTGGCCGCCATCTTCGGCGGGCTGGCGCCCTTCTGTTCCTGCCAGGTGATCCCGTTCATCGCGGGCCTCCTGGCCCTGGGCGCGCCCTTGTCGGCGGTGATGGCCTTCTGGCTGTCCTCGCCGCTGATCGACCCTCCGACGCTGCTGATCACGGCGGGTGCACTTGGCTGGCCCTTTGCGGTGGCAAAGGCGGTGGCGGCAGTGGGCCTTGGCCTGCTGGGCGGGTTCACCGTCAAGGGGCTGATGGGTGCGGGCGCGTTCCAGAACCCGCTGCGGGTCTACCAGCCCTCGGGCTGCTGCGGAGGCCCGAAGCTGGACGGCAAACCGGTCTGGGCCTTCTGGACGGAAGACAGCCGGCGCAAGACGTTCCGGCAGGAACTGGTGACGAATGGTCTGTTCCTGCTGAAATGGCTGTCCCTGGCCTATGTGCTGGAAGCCCTGCTGGTCCACTACGTCCCGGCCGAGATGATCGCCGGTGTCGTCGGCGGCGAAGGTCCCCTGCCCATCGCCATCGCGGCCTTCGTGGGCATGCCGGCCTACCTGAATTCCTACGTGGCGCCGCCGCTGCTGGCGGGGCTGATGGAACAGGGGATGAGCGCGGGGTCCGCCATGGCCTTCATGATCGCCGGCGCGGTCAGTTCCATCCCGGCGATGGCGGCGGTCTGGTCCCTGGTCAAGCCGCAGGTCTTCGCCGCCTACCTTGGCCTGGGCATCACCGGCGCGATCCTGTCAGGCCTTCTGTTCCAGCTGCTCGTCTGA
- a CDS encoding Helix-turn-helix domain protein, giving the protein MIWEEAAQGFAAMGSEARLQVLRCLVRAGEPGLSVSEIQDRTGMAPSTLAHHLKFLSAGGVVAQEKSGRTTINRASFDTLRRLAGFILNECCADAPRKAANDV; this is encoded by the coding sequence ATGATCTGGGAAGAAGCGGCGCAAGGGTTCGCCGCCATGGGGTCCGAGGCGCGGCTGCAGGTGCTGCGCTGCCTGGTGCGCGCGGGCGAACCGGGCCTGAGTGTAAGCGAGATCCAGGATCGGACCGGCATGGCGCCGTCGACCCTGGCCCATCACCTGAAATTCCTGTCGGCCGGTGGCGTGGTCGCCCAGGAGAAATCCGGGCGCACCACGATCAACCGGGCGAGTTTCGACACCCTGAGACGTCTGGCCGGCTTCATCCTGAACGAATGCTGCGCCGATGCGCCAAGAAAGGCGGCCAACGATGTCTGA
- a CDS encoding fused phosphoenolpyruvate-protein phosphotransferase PtsP/GAF domain protein: MNTILPSPLSNGRGARPRDMQAAGFDEMVGIIARHLRAPVAVLVLTDLVRAGQLSISTAGLPNPELSQDSVAFATQLHSLIHRHQRPIILSDLRMQSDLGALPLVQASSCLAFLAVPVLSNQSRMIGALCVAHHRPHPWADEDVEALKDMATLVAREMSQRMQVAEQANEMASLRHRLERERLHNFQREAIFQAMATPSLAPAQRFRSVLNAGCAALKVDYGVLTQIVGGRARIIAASKDAPCNQHGPETDIDQRYTAEILSGDRQIWLPDTSFGNEPLRRDLFGRPPLAFFGAPIVINGLRFGTLEFSAVTPGRKPAGSAQNSMLSMMTIAINGYLCARTDPRQSDVFPAVPLTLTKERHSA; the protein is encoded by the coding sequence ATGAACACGATTCTGCCCAGCCCCCTGTCCAACGGCCGGGGCGCGCGTCCCCGCGACATGCAGGCCGCGGGGTTCGACGAAATGGTCGGGATCATCGCCCGGCACCTGCGCGCGCCGGTGGCCGTCCTGGTGCTGACGGACCTTGTGCGCGCCGGTCAGCTGTCGATCAGCACGGCGGGCCTGCCGAACCCCGAACTGTCCCAGGACAGCGTCGCCTTCGCCACCCAGTTGCACAGCCTGATCCACCGTCACCAGCGCCCGATCATCCTGTCGGATCTGCGGATGCAGTCGGACCTTGGCGCGCTGCCCCTGGTACAGGCCAGTTCCTGCCTGGCGTTCCTGGCGGTGCCGGTGCTGAGCAACCAGTCGCGCATGATCGGGGCGCTTTGCGTGGCCCATCACCGCCCCCATCCCTGGGCCGACGAAGACGTCGAGGCGCTGAAGGACATGGCCACCCTGGTCGCCCGCGAAATGTCCCAGCGGATGCAGGTCGCCGAGCAGGCCAATGAAATGGCCAGCCTGCGGCATCGGCTTGAACGGGAACGGCTGCACAATTTCCAGCGCGAGGCGATTTTCCAGGCCATGGCCACGCCCAGCCTTGCCCCCGCGCAAAGGTTCCGGTCGGTGCTGAACGCCGGTTGCGCGGCGCTGAAGGTGGATTACGGGGTGCTGACCCAGATCGTCGGCGGCCGCGCCCGGATCATCGCGGCCAGCAAGGACGCGCCCTGCAACCAGCACGGACCCGAAACCGACATCGACCAACGCTATACCGCCGAGATCCTGTCCGGCGACCGGCAGATCTGGCTGCCCGACACGTCCTTCGGCAATGAACCGCTGCGCCGCGATCTGTTCGGGCGGCCGCCGCTGGCCTTTTTCGGCGCGCCCATCGTCATCAACGGGCTGCGCTTCGGCACGCTGGAATTCTCGGCCGTCACGCCGGGGCGCAAACCGGCCGGAAGCGCGCAGAATTCGATGCTGAGCATGATGACCATCGCCATCAACGGCTATCTCTGCGCGCGCACGGACCCGCGGCAATCCGACGTCTTTCCCGCCGTTCCCCTGACCCTGACGAAAGAACGCCACAGCGCCTGA
- a CDS encoding hypothetical protein (RRP-S21), with protein sequence MQVSVRDNNVDQALRALKKKLQREGVFREMKLKQHFEKPSEKKAREKAEAIRRARKLARKKAQREGLL encoded by the coding sequence ATGCAGGTCAGTGTTCGCGACAACAATGTCGACCAGGCGCTCCGTGCTCTGAAGAAGAAACTTCAGCGCGAAGGCGTTTTCCGCGAAATGAAGCTCAAGCAACATTTCGAGAAACCGTCCGAGAAGAAAGCGCGCGAGAAGGCAGAAGCGATCCGCCGTGCGCGCAAGCTCGCGCGCAAGAAGGCGCAGCGCGAAGGGCTTCTCTGA
- a CDS encoding rpsU-divergently transcribed protein, with protein sequence MTTPYDDIKAKILDAAMMHVAFDGWSDATLKSAIADAGVDPALARAVLPRGAVDLALAYHQQGDRQMLEKLRTMDLSQMKMREKIATAVRTRVQQGDREAVRRGMTLLALPRHAGEGAKALWTTADLIWTALGDTAEDVNWYTKRASLSAVISATVLYWLGDDSEGSQATWDFLDRRIDNVMQVEKLKAQVNDNRLLRPFMAGPNWLARQIRAPMRKAGPDWPATGA encoded by the coding sequence ATGACAACGCCATACGACGATATCAAGGCGAAGATCCTGGACGCGGCCATGATGCACGTGGCCTTCGACGGCTGGTCCGACGCCACTCTGAAATCCGCCATTGCCGACGCCGGGGTGGACCCGGCCCTGGCGCGCGCGGTGCTGCCGCGGGGCGCGGTGGACCTGGCGCTGGCCTATCACCAGCAGGGCGACCGGCAGATGCTGGAAAAACTGCGCACCATGGACCTGTCGCAGATGAAGATGCGGGAAAAGATCGCCACCGCGGTGCGCACGCGGGTTCAACAGGGCGACCGCGAAGCGGTGCGCCGGGGCATGACCCTGCTGGCCCTGCCGCGGCATGCGGGCGAGGGGGCAAAGGCGCTGTGGACCACGGCCGACCTGATCTGGACCGCCCTGGGCGACACGGCCGAGGACGTGAATTGGTACACCAAGCGGGCATCGCTTTCGGCGGTGATCTCGGCCACCGTTCTGTACTGGCTGGGCGACGACAGCGAGGGATCGCAGGCCACCTGGGATTTTCTCGACCGGCGGATCGACAACGTGATGCAGGTGGAAAAGCTGAAGGCGCAGGTCAACGACAACCGGCTGCTCAGGCCCTTCATGGCCGGGCCGAACTGGCTGGCCAGGCAGATCCGCGCGCCGATGCGCAAGGCGGGGCCGGATTGGCCGGCGACGGGTGCATGA